The sequence GGGCGCGCCAACGCGACGTACCTGCTGGAGCTGCAGCGCGCCGTCTCCGACGCGCTGGGCGTGCAACTCCTCTACACGACAGGTCTGTTCGACACGACCGCGCTCGCCGAGTTCCCGCTGGTCATCCGGCTGCGCAACGACGCGGACCTGCGGGCGGGGCTCAAGTACATCAGCGTGGAGGAACACCTGCGTCCGGGGCTCCCGAGGGAGGTCCCCACGGGGGAGGCCGCCCACACCGAGATCACGGCGACCCGCATGTACAAGCGGCCCGCGCCGAGCGCCCCGTAACCGGGCGGTGGTGGGGAACTGCGGGCCCGCTGGGGGCTGGTCGCGCAGTTCCCCGCGCCCCTAAGGGGCGCCTTACGCATCCTCTTTCAGAAGATCGGCGCACTTCTCGCCGATCATCATCGTCGTGATGCACGGATTCACGCTGACCAGATCCGGCATCACAGCCCCGTCAGCGACCCGCAGCCGTTCCACCCCCTTGACCCGCAACCGCGGGTCGAGCGGGGCGGAGGCGTCACCCGGCGCACCCATCTTCACCGTGCAGGACGGGTGGTAGACGGTGTTGTGGGTCTTGTGGATGTAGTCGAGCAGCTCGTCGTCCGTGCGGACGTCGGGGCCGGGGGCCAGCTCGGCCCCGGCCCACCCGCTCAGCGCGGGCTGCGAGGCGATCCGCCGGGCCAGCTTCAGCCCGTACGTCATCACGCGCGCGTCGTGCTCGTGCGTGAAGTACCGCGGATCGACCTTCGGCTTGTCCCGGTAGTCGCGGGTCCGCAGCCGCACCGTGCCGCGTGACTTCGCGCGGGTGACGTTCGGGGTGAGGCAGAACGCGTTCTCGGAGGTCGGGTAGCCCCACCGCGCGGTGTTCATGTCGAACGGCACCGAGCCGTAGTGGAACATCAGGTCGGGCCGGTCCAGACCCGGTTCGGTGTCGTAGAAGATGCCCGCCTCCCACCACTGGCTGGAGGTGGTCGTCATGGGCTGCTCGGCGTCCCACATGATGACGCCCTCGGGATGGTCCTGGAGGTTCTCGCCCACTCCGGCCGCGTCCACCACCACGTCGACGCCCACCTCGCGCAGATGCCCGGCGGGCCCGATGCCCGACAGCATCAGCAGCTTCGCGCTGTCGATCGAGCCGCAGGACACGATCACCTCGCGCCGGGCCCGTACCGTCCGGGTGTGGATCAGGTCCGGGTCCAGGTACTCGGCGCCGACACAGCGCCGCCCGTCGAGCACGAGCTTCTTGGCGCGCACCCCGGTACGGACGTCCAGGTTGGGCCGCTTGCCGAGGATCGGGTGCAGATACGCGACCGACGAGGACTGCCGGATGTTGTTCTCGTCGGAGTTGATCTGGAACCAACCGGCGCCCCGCACCACGGTCCTGCCCGTGTTGAACGGGGTGGTCGGAATGCCCGCCTGGGCGCAGGCCTCCAACAGGGCGGTCCCACAGGGGTCGTCGCTCTTCAGCGAACGAAGCTTCACCGGGCCGGTGCGGCCGTGGTGCTCGCCGGGAGCGTCGTTGTTCTCCAGCCGCCGGTAGAGCGGGAAGAGTTCGGCCGAGCTCCACCCCGTACAGCCCGCGGCGGCCCAGTCGTCCAGGTCCTCGGCCGGTGCCCAGAAGGCGATACAGGAGTTGTGCGAGGAACAGCCGCCGAGCACCCTGGCGCGGGCGTGCCGCATGAAACTGTTGCCGCTGGCCTGCGGCTCGACCGGGTAGTCCCAGTCGTAGCCCGACTCCAGCAGCCCCATCCAGCGCTCCAGCTTCATGACGGCGTCGTCGCCGACGTCACTGGGCCCGGCCTCCAGGACGCACACCGTGACGGACGGGTCCTCGGAGAGCCGGGCCGCCACCACATTGCCCGCGGTGCCCCCACCCACCACCACATAGTCGAACTCATCTTCTTGCATGGGGAGTTGACCTCCTTGGAGTCCTGGAGCTCTTGCGTTCCTTGCAGTTCTTGAGTCGTTCTGTCCGTGGGGTGGGCGGGGAGGGGGTTGTGTCGGCGGCTCAGTCGGCCGTCGGGGCCGACGCGGGGGAGGCGGGCGGAAGAGGCGCGTCGGCGGCCCGGTACTGGTGCTCCGCGAGCACGCCGGTGCGGTGCCGCTGAACGAACCAGTAGTAGGCGAAGCCGCCACCCATCACGATGCCGACGAACAGGACGGCACCCCACCGCAGATACCAGTGATACGGGGCCGCCGCGTTGTAGACCGCCGCGCGCGGCCAGATCAGGTTGATCATCATGGCCGTGCCCCACACCACGGCGACGATGTTGACGGGCAGTCCCCAGCGGCCGAGCGAGAACCTTCCCTCGCCCGCGGGCTGCCATTCACCACGCAGCCTGGCCACCAGCATGGGCCCGGTGACCAGCAG is a genomic window of Streptomyces sp. NBC_00414 containing:
- a CDS encoding GMC family oxidoreductase; translated protein: MQEDEFDYVVVGGGTAGNVVAARLSEDPSVTVCVLEAGPSDVGDDAVMKLERWMGLLESGYDWDYPVEPQASGNSFMRHARARVLGGCSSHNSCIAFWAPAEDLDDWAAAGCTGWSSAELFPLYRRLENNDAPGEHHGRTGPVKLRSLKSDDPCGTALLEACAQAGIPTTPFNTGRTVVRGAGWFQINSDENNIRQSSSVAYLHPILGKRPNLDVRTGVRAKKLVLDGRRCVGAEYLDPDLIHTRTVRARREVIVSCGSIDSAKLLMLSGIGPAGHLREVGVDVVVDAAGVGENLQDHPEGVIMWDAEQPMTTTSSQWWEAGIFYDTEPGLDRPDLMFHYGSVPFDMNTARWGYPTSENAFCLTPNVTRAKSRGTVRLRTRDYRDKPKVDPRYFTHEHDARVMTYGLKLARRIASQPALSGWAGAELAPGPDVRTDDELLDYIHKTHNTVYHPSCTVKMGAPGDASAPLDPRLRVKGVERLRVADGAVMPDLVSVNPCITTMMIGEKCADLLKEDA